The Triticum dicoccoides isolate Atlit2015 ecotype Zavitan chromosome 6A, WEW_v2.0, whole genome shotgun sequence genome has a window encoding:
- the LOC119316325 gene encoding ubiquitin-conjugating enzyme E2 22-like isoform X1, whose amino-acid sequence MATNENLPPNVIRQLAKELKNLDQSPPEGIRVIVNDDDFTSICADIDGPDDAGGTPYENGVFRMKLVLSRDFPQSPPKGFFVTKIFHPNISSSGEICVNTLKKDWNPTHGLRHVLLVVRCLLIEPFPESALNEQAGKMLLENYADYARHARLYTSIHALKPKTKPKSGTISESTSVNVDQSSTTNLCEIAPSAPMALCATAATKVPGSNSLDQNAPAEPTVGPSTALPKKEGPVATKGPADKKKMDARKKSLKRL is encoded by the exons ATG GCAACCAACGAAAACCTCCCACCAAATGTCATCAGGCAATTGGCTAAAGAATTGAAGAATCTTGACCAGTCACCTCCAGAAGGGATTAGAGTGATTGTGAATGACGATGACTTCACAAGTATTTGTGCAGATATAGATGGCCCTG ATGATGCAGGCGGGACTCCGTATGAGAATGGGGTTTTCCGGATGAAGCTAGTCTTGTCCCGTGACTTCCCTCAATCCCCACCGAAAG GATTTTTTGTGACCAAAATATTCCATCCAAACATATCAAGCAGTGGTGAGATCTGCGTTAACACGTTGAAAAAGGATTGGAATCCTACTCATGGATTAAGGCATGTTCTACTG GTGGTGAGATGCCTACTGATTGAACCATTCCCAGAATCTGCGCTCAATGAGCAGGCTGGAAAGATGTTACTTGAGAACTATGCAGACTATGCTCGGCATGCAAG GTTATACACCAGCATTCATGCCCTCAAACCTAAGACTAAGCCCAAGAGTGGCACTATCTCCGAGTCGACTTCTGTAAACGTGGATCAGTCAAGCACAACAAATCTATGCGAAATTGCACCATCGGCTCCCATGGCTTTATGTGCTACTGCTGCTACCAAAGTGCCAGGCTCAAACTCGCTGGATCAGAATGCTCCCGCTGAGCCCACTGTTGGACCATCTACGGCATTGCCCAAGAAGGAAGGACCTGTTGCTACAAAAGGCCCAGCtgataagaagaagatggacgccagGAAGAAGAGCTTGAAGAGATTATAA
- the LOC119316325 gene encoding ubiquitin-conjugating enzyme E2 22-like isoform X2 translates to MFMKATNENLPPNVIRQLAKELKNLDQSPPEGIRVIVNDDDFTSICADIDGPGGTPYENGVFRMKLVLSRDFPQSPPKGFFVTKIFHPNISSSGEICVNTLKKDWNPTHGLRHVLLVVRCLLIEPFPESALNEQAGKMLLENYADYARHARLYTSIHALKPKTKPKSGTISESTSVNVDQSSTTNLCEIAPSAPMALCATAATKVPGSNSLDQNAPAEPTVGPSTALPKKEGPVATKGPADKKKMDARKKSLKRL, encoded by the exons ATGTTTATGAAGGCAACCAACGAAAACCTCCCACCAAATGTCATCAGGCAATTGGCTAAAGAATTGAAGAATCTTGACCAGTCACCTCCAGAAGGGATTAGAGTGATTGTGAATGACGATGACTTCACAAGTATTTGTGCAGATATAGATGGCCCTG GCGGGACTCCGTATGAGAATGGGGTTTTCCGGATGAAGCTAGTCTTGTCCCGTGACTTCCCTCAATCCCCACCGAAAG GATTTTTTGTGACCAAAATATTCCATCCAAACATATCAAGCAGTGGTGAGATCTGCGTTAACACGTTGAAAAAGGATTGGAATCCTACTCATGGATTAAGGCATGTTCTACTG GTGGTGAGATGCCTACTGATTGAACCATTCCCAGAATCTGCGCTCAATGAGCAGGCTGGAAAGATGTTACTTGAGAACTATGCAGACTATGCTCGGCATGCAAG GTTATACACCAGCATTCATGCCCTCAAACCTAAGACTAAGCCCAAGAGTGGCACTATCTCCGAGTCGACTTCTGTAAACGTGGATCAGTCAAGCACAACAAATCTATGCGAAATTGCACCATCGGCTCCCATGGCTTTATGTGCTACTGCTGCTACCAAAGTGCCAGGCTCAAACTCGCTGGATCAGAATGCTCCCGCTGAGCCCACTGTTGGACCATCTACGGCATTGCCCAAGAAGGAAGGACCTGTTGCTACAAAAGGCCCAGCtgataagaagaagatggacgccagGAAGAAGAGCTTGAAGAGATTATAA